GGGCCGGCATCTGGTTCATCCGGCCTGAATTCACCGTCGGCCTGGGACTCGCTGGGCTCCCCCTGGAGGAAATGGTCTTCTTCGCCCTGACCAACCTCCTGGTGGCCAACGGCTGGACGCTGGCACTCGATCCTGTGGTGGAGCGGCGGATCCGCCAGGCGGAGTTCCGCCCTCTGCGCATTCCCTCGGATTAGAAGGGGCCGAAGAGATGGAGCTCGGGCTTCGGATCGGACTGTGGACCCTGATCGCCGGGGGGATGGGCGCCCTTCCCCTGGCGTGGGCCATCGGACGGTGGGGGATGGGCGTGGAGATCCGATCCTTCGGCGACGGGAACCCAGGGGCGATGAACGTGCTGCGGGCCGGAGGATGGAGGTGGTTTCTGCCCGCGCTGCTGCTGGAGTTCCTCAAAGGCGCGGCGCCCATCGCGCTGGCCCGGTGGATCGGGGGCCTCTCCGGATGGGCCCTGGTCCCCCCTGCCCTGGCCGCGCCCCTGGGCCACGCCTTCACCCCCTGGTTGCGGTTCCGGGGCGGAAAGGCGCTGGCCGTCACCTTCGGCGTCTGGTGCGGCCTCACCGAATGGCGGGTCCCTATGCTGTTGGGAGGCCTGTTCGCTGTGACACTGCGGCTCTTCCGCGCAGAAGGGCAAGCGGTGCGCGCAGGGATGCTCGCCCTGAACCTCCTGCTCGGAGGCGCTGCCCTTGCCGGATTCGCTGACATCAGCCTCTGGGCGGTCGCTCTCGGCCACACGCTGCTCCTGTTCTGGACCCATCGGAGGTCATCATGAGGAGGGAGATCATGGAGATCGTGATCTTCGGAGCCACAGGCGGCATCGGGCGCGCGCTGGCGCAGGCCCTGCAGGGTCGGGGCCGGCTCTGGCTCACCGGGCGCAACGAGGCCGCTCTCTTCGAGCTGGCCGAGACCCTGGGGGCCGAGGCGGAGGCGATGGATCTCTCCGACGAGACCGCCGTTCAGGCTTTCCTGGCGGAGATCGGCCCGGTGGATCGGCTGTTTTACGCCGCCGGGGCCGTCTTCCCCGCCCCCCTCGCGCGGACCGATCGCGAGGCGTGGGAGCGGACGTTCACGGCCAACCTGTGGGGCGCCTTCCTCGCCATGAAACACGCCCGATGGGGAGCGGGCGCGCGGGGAGTGTTCCTCGGCGCTTACCCCCAGCGGATCGCCCTTCCGGGCCTGGGGGCCTATGCGGCCTCGAAGTGGGCCCTGGAGGGCTTGCTCACGGTCGCGCGTCGGGAGCTGCGTGGGGTGCGTCTGATGCTGGTCCGCCTGCCAGCGGTGGCCACCGGCATCTGGGCGCCTTTCGGCGGTCCCCCGAAGGGCGCCATGGACCCTGAGGAGGCCGCCCGGCGCATTCTGGAGGCCGTGGAGGCGGAGGCGCCTCCAGATATCCTGGAGCTTTGAGAGGAGGAAGCAATGGGCTTCCCTCGCCCGCGCGTGGTCGTCAGCGCCTGCCTGGGATTCGCCGCCTGTCGGTATGATGGGAGCCTCATCCCCCACCGCGTGGTGGAGGCCATGGGGCGTTATGTGGAGTTCATCCCGGTCTGTCCGGAGGTGGAGATCGGCCTGGGGACGCCCCGGCCGCCGGTGCGGCTGGTGCAGGAAAAGGGGACCGTGCGCCTGATGCAGCCGGACACCGGAAAGGATCTCACCGAGGCCATGCAACGCTTTGCCCGGGCCTTCCTGGACCGCCTGCCTCCGGTGGACGGCTTCCTCCTCAAGAACCGCTCCCCCTCATGCGCCGTCAAGGACGCCATGGTCTACACGGCGGATGGAATGCGGGGACCCGGCCTGCGGGCCGGGCTGTTCGCCGAGGCGGTGCTGGAGCGGTTCGGAGATCTGCCGGTGGAGGACGAAGGGCGTCTCACCAACCGCAGCATCCGGGAGCACTTCTTCACGGCCATCTTCGCCCTCGCGGCGCTGCGAGAGACCCTGGAAGAGGGCAGGATGAAAGACCTCGTGGCCTTTCACACCCGCTACAAGCTGCTGCTGATGGCTTACAGCCCCCGGCGGCTTGGGGAGCTGGGGCGGATCGTCGCGAACCCGGAGCGGGCGCCCCTGGAGACCGTGCGCGCCCGCTACGCGGCCGCCTTCCGCGCCGCCCTGCGCCACCCGCCCCACCGGCCCGTGGTGGTCAATGCCCTCCTGCACGCCTTCGGGTATTTCTCCGATCGCCTGAGCCGGGCGGAGAAGGCCCACTTCCTGGAGACCGTGGCCGCCTACCGGGCGCGGCGGCTGCCTCTGAGCACGCCCCTGGCCTTGCTGCGCTCATGGACCGCCCGCTTCGATGAGCCGTATCTTCGCCAGCAGGCTTTCCTCCTCCCCTTCCCCGAGGAGCTGATCTCCCTGGAGGATTCGGGGCGCGGCGAGGGCTGGGTGTGAGCAGAGGATCGCGGCTGTAGCCGCTCATACAAAAAGGCGGTTTCTGTAGGAGGGGCCTCGGCCCCGAACCTCCGCCTTCGATGGCGCAAGGGTCGCAGCGAAAGCCGCCCCGATAACTCCGAACACCTGACTCCCGACTCAGTCCTGGGCCACCTGAAAGCGGCCGTTCTCAAAGACCACCTTCTGGATGATCCGCTGGTCGACCAGCGGCGTCTCGGGGCGGGCGCACACCACGATCCGCACTCGATCCTTCAACGGCGTCACCACCACCTTGCGGGCCAGGATCTCCTGAACCTGGAAGATCCCCGCCGAGTTGCTCAGGTAGACCGCGATCTCGATGGGCAGATCCCCTCCGTCCCGGATCTCCACCGCATCCACAGCCAATGCGGACACCGAGTGGATGTCCACTTTCCCCAGATCAAAGGCTGCCCGCCCCCGCCCCTTGGTCATGTCTGTGCCGTCGGCGATGGCCACTACCGCGGCCTCCACCGTCAGCGGTGGGGGCGATCCATCGTGGCTGGCGATACACGAGAGGATGAATCCGGTGATCAGCTGCTCCTGCTCGGGATCCGGGTAGATCTCCGGCAGCCAGCGAGGGAGCAACTGAGCGGCCAGGAACACTCCATATTCGATGTGTCCTGCCCGATGCACCATGTTCCCGATGTCATGTAGCATCTCCGCCGCCATCACCACCAGGAAGGCGTCGTCCAGCTCCCCCGCCCCTGACGTCACCACGTCCATGGGAACTTGGTGACGCACCAGCAGCTGCATCATCTGCATCGCCGCAGCAGTAGCCACCCGCGCGTGGACCGGCCCGTGGTCGTTGTAGTTGAGCTTGTAAACGGCCATGTAGTTCGAAAGATCCCAGCACGCCGAGGCCCGCGGATCCCGGACGATGCGCTCATAGAGGTGAGCGGCCCGCGGATAATCCGCCAGGATCCGGCGGATGGTGGCGTCGGCCTGCTCCGCCAGCTGCTGATAATCCGGGGCGATCTCGATGACCACCCCGTGATCCCGATAGGAGATGCGACGCCGCGGCATCCGTACCTTGCTCATCCCCAACCTCCTTCCGGCCCCGCTTCCGCTGAGGAGCCCGCGCGCGAGGATCCTTCCACCATCCCTTTCAGCTCATAGAGTTTGTGGAGCGCCTCCAGCGGGGAAAGGGAATCCGGGTCCAGGTTCCGCAGGGCCTGGACCACGGGGTGCTCGGCGAAAAGGGGCAGGGGCGCAGCGGGGGGCGCCTTGGGCTGAACGGCCGGTTCCCCGCGTTCCAGCCGACGCAACAGCTCCCGCGCCCGCCGGATGACTGCGCGAGGCAGGCCCGCCAGCTCCGCCACGTGGATCCCGTAGCTGCGATCCGCGCCGCCGGGCCGCACCTGATACAGGAAGACGATGCGGCCCTCCACCTCCGCCACCGCCATGTGCGCGTTCCGAACGCGAGGGAGATACGCCGCCAGGGCGGTCAGCTCATGATAATGCGTGGCGAACAGCACCTTGGGCCGCCGCTTCGGATGGTTGTGCAGATGCTCGGCCACCGCCCAGGCGATGGCCAGCCCATCATAGGTGCTGGTCCCCCGCCCGATCTCGTCCAACACCACCAAGCTGTCCGACGTGGCCTGATGCAGGATATAGGCCGTCTCGTTCATCTCGACCATGAACGTCGAGCGGCCCGCGGCCAGCTCATCGTGGGCCCCGATGCGGGTGAAGATCCGATCCACCGGCCGCAGCCGGGCCCGATCCGCGGGCACGAAGGAGCCCACCTGGGCCATCAACACGATCAGGGCCACCTGGCGCAGCAGGGTGCTCTTGCCGGCCATGTTTGGGCCGGTCAGGATCAGGATGCGGCCCTCCGCATCCAGCACGACGTCGTTGGGGACGAAGCGCCCGGCCAGGGCCTGCTCCACCACCGGGTGCCGTCCGCCTCGGATCTCCAGGACGTCCTCCTCGGTCAGCTCGGGGCGGACGTAGCGATGCCGGGCGGCGGCCTCCGCCAAGCTGGCCACCGCGTCCAGATGGGCCAGGGCTTGGGCGATCGCGCGCAGGCGGGGAAGCTCCTCCCCGATCCGGCGACAGAGATCCCGGAACAGCTCGGCCTCCAGCTCCGCCTGGCGGGCTGCTGCGTTCAGGACCTGGGTTTCGTATTCCTTGAGCTCCGGCGTGATGAACCGCTCGGCGTTGACCAGCGTCTGCTTGCGGATGTAGTCCGAAGGCACCGAATGGGCCGCTGCCTTCGAGATCTCGATGTAATACCCGAACACCTTGTTGTAGCCGACCTTGAGGGACCGGATGCCGGTCCGTTCCCGCTCCCGTTGCTCCAGCTCCGCCAGCCACGCCTGGGCCTCCCGGGCGAGGGACCGCCAGCGGTCCAGCTCCTCGGAGAACCCCGGTCGGATTACCCCACCCTCCGAAAGGGTCGCCGGCGGATCGTCCACCAGGGCCCGGCTCAGCAGCTCCAGCAGCTCCGGAAGGGGCTCCAGGCGATCGGCCAGGGGCCGGACGGCCCCCGCGTGCGGGCCCTCCATTCGGCGAAGCAGGGCCTGGATCTCCGGCAACGCCGTGAGGGCCCGGCGCAGCGCCGCCAGGTCCCGGGGGGAGGCGAGCCCGCTCCCGATCCGCCCAGCCAGGCGCTCCAGATCGGGGAACCCGCGCAGGTGCGCTGCCAGACGATCCCGGGCGATGGGATCTTCCACAAAAGCCTCCACCTGATCCAGGCGGGCCTCGATGGCGGCCCGATCCCGCAGGGGTTGCGAGAGCCAGGCTCGCAGCAGCCGACCTCCCATCGGCGTGCGGGTGAAGTCCAGGACCGAAAGGAGGGATCCGCGCCGGCCGCCCCCCGAGGCGCTCTCCACCAGCTCCAGGTTCCGCCGGGTGGCCGGGTCCAGGAGCATATAGCGAGCAGTGGAATACATCTCGATGGAGACCAGCAATGAGAGCGCCTCCGGACGGGTCTCCTGAAGATACTGGAGGATCGCCCCCGCGGCCCGGAGGGCGAGCGGTTGATCCTCCAGGCCGAAGGCGTGCAGTGAAGTCAC
The window above is part of the Thermoflexus hugenholtzii JAD2 genome. Proteins encoded here:
- a CDS encoding glycerol-3-phosphate acyltransferase, which encodes MELGLRIGLWTLIAGGMGALPLAWAIGRWGMGVEIRSFGDGNPGAMNVLRAGGWRWFLPALLLEFLKGAAPIALARWIGGLSGWALVPPALAAPLGHAFTPWLRFRGGKALAVTFGVWCGLTEWRVPMLLGGLFAVTLRLFRAEGQAVRAGMLALNLLLGGAALAGFADISLWAVALGHTLLLFWTHRRSS
- a CDS encoding SDR family NAD(P)-dependent oxidoreductase → MEIVIFGATGGIGRALAQALQGRGRLWLTGRNEAALFELAETLGAEAEAMDLSDETAVQAFLAEIGPVDRLFYAAGAVFPAPLARTDREAWERTFTANLWGAFLAMKHARWGAGARGVFLGAYPQRIALPGLGAYAASKWALEGLLTVARRELRGVRLMLVRLPAVATGIWAPFGGPPKGAMDPEEAARRILEAVEAEAPPDILEL
- a CDS encoding YbgA family protein is translated as MGFPRPRVVVSACLGFAACRYDGSLIPHRVVEAMGRYVEFIPVCPEVEIGLGTPRPPVRLVQEKGTVRLMQPDTGKDLTEAMQRFARAFLDRLPPVDGFLLKNRSPSCAVKDAMVYTADGMRGPGLRAGLFAEAVLERFGDLPVEDEGRLTNRSIREHFFTAIFALAALRETLEEGRMKDLVAFHTRYKLLLMAYSPRRLGELGRIVANPERAPLETVRARYAAAFRAALRHPPHRPVVVNALLHAFGYFSDRLSRAEKAHFLETVAAYRARRLPLSTPLALLRSWTARFDEPYLRQQAFLLPFPEELISLEDSGRGEGWV
- a CDS encoding HD domain-containing protein, encoding MSKVRMPRRRISYRDHGVVIEIAPDYQQLAEQADATIRRILADYPRAAHLYERIVRDPRASACWDLSNYMAVYKLNYNDHGPVHARVATAAAMQMMQLLVRHQVPMDVVTSGAGELDDAFLVVMAAEMLHDIGNMVHRAGHIEYGVFLAAQLLPRWLPEIYPDPEQEQLITGFILSCIASHDGSPPPLTVEAAVVAIADGTDMTKGRGRAAFDLGKVDIHSVSALAVDAVEIRDGGDLPIEIAVYLSNSAGIFQVQEILARKVVVTPLKDRVRIVVCARPETPLVDQRIIQKVVFENGRFQVAQD
- the mutS gene encoding DNA mismatch repair protein MutS, producing MEDLTPIRRQYLDLKRQHPDAILFFRLGDFYETFDADAEIVARELDLVLTSRPVGKGQRVPLAGVPAHALEAYLARLVERGYRVAIAEQVGEPVNGLMPRRVVRVVTPGTALEPTLLEERAPSYLAAWVEEGEGIGLAYCEVSTGQFAATQWTGPEARREAEAEWLRLSPRECLYPVTPGEPATPPLPSAGEVACAFTPFPAHRFAPGVARTALLEHFRVTSLHAFGLEDQPLALRAAGAILQYLQETRPEALSLLVSIEMYSTARYMLLDPATRRNLELVESASGGGRRGSLLSVLDFTRTPMGGRLLRAWLSQPLRDRAAIEARLDQVEAFVEDPIARDRLAAHLRGFPDLERLAGRIGSGLASPRDLAALRRALTALPEIQALLRRMEGPHAGAVRPLADRLEPLPELLELLSRALVDDPPATLSEGGVIRPGFSEELDRWRSLAREAQAWLAELEQRERERTGIRSLKVGYNKVFGYYIEISKAAAHSVPSDYIRKQTLVNAERFITPELKEYETQVLNAAARQAELEAELFRDLCRRIGEELPRLRAIAQALAHLDAVASLAEAAARHRYVRPELTEEDVLEIRGGRHPVVEQALAGRFVPNDVVLDAEGRILILTGPNMAGKSTLLRQVALIVLMAQVGSFVPADRARLRPVDRIFTRIGAHDELAAGRSTFMVEMNETAYILHQATSDSLVVLDEIGRGTSTYDGLAIAWAVAEHLHNHPKRRPKVLFATHYHELTALAAYLPRVRNAHMAVAEVEGRIVFLYQVRPGGADRSYGIHVAELAGLPRAVIRRARELLRRLERGEPAVQPKAPPAAPLPLFAEHPVVQALRNLDPDSLSPLEALHKLYELKGMVEGSSRAGSSAEAGPEGGWG